A genomic region of Anopheles coustani chromosome 3, idAnoCousDA_361_x.2, whole genome shotgun sequence contains the following coding sequences:
- the LOC131271938 gene encoding docking protein 2 produces MDEEECPFLSGFLTVKSQSGFSWRVAKKLKYCQLFKASRHGIERLEISDTEHDKTPRIVTLKNCVKIVLDQPPQNTINIISVTGQIQLYSPDESVARQWTNALQIVAFQDNSNQTPPPPRLNTIEEDNDLYCLSYSEGIYTVTLIPTDASIKNGIEPKMYTLELGQMEMRLKSYEDESLTVAVWPYRYIRKYGYREGKFTFEAGRKCNTGEGTFKLDNANPQDIFRCMLTKMKSMKKNLSLAELGTHSLSSQLCAALALEPGSRSPLPGIHCDDNVTAHLSSIDLLPAFNDVSAHSTVTQLKSIPAKPPRKQGSPALPEPDPKHSNVSTVFIKNNGHSGQCSTDQMELNRTIFVQNNGKANEQHGGCKNKEVDYECVKDITDAWKLYGLDDVKHTEILHGTETEAESCSSRGLLSLHNSENHVRLEYDRLDFFRTSTRHTSDYKTVVPIGLSSDRNMNVAGAKTRPPPSDDYEIIGEPGTIGTLSPTQTQQSHQHHSHQSSSIGYSVSGSIASVRRSQESDFDLSVFNEHPDDQRNISATINYATISKPKRV; encoded by the exons ATGGATGAAGAAGAGTGTCCGTTCCTGTCGGGGTTTCTCACGGTGAAATCGCAAAGTGGATTTTCCTGGCGGGTCGCCAAAAAG CTAAAGTACTGCCAACTGTTTAAAGCAAGCCGCCATGGAATTGAAAGACTTGAGATAAGCGATACCGAGCACGACAAAACGCCTCGCATCGTAACTCTGAAAAATTGTGTCAAAATAGTGCTGGACCAGCCGCCACAGAATACAATTAACATAATTTCGGTAACTGGTCAAATCCAGCTTTACTCGCCCGACGAATCGGTGGCTCGTCAGTGGACCAACGCCCTGCAGATTGTTGCATTCCAGGACAATTCTAATCAAACGCCACCCCCGCCACGGCTAAATACGATCGAGGAGGATAATGATCTGTACTGTTTATCTTACAGTGAAGGAATCTACACCGTAACACTGATACCAACTGATGCTTCGATAAAGAATGGCATCGAACCGAAAATGTACACGCTGGAGCTGGGGCAGATGGAGATGCGGTTGAAAAGCTACGAGGATGAGAGCCTAACCGTGGCCGTGTGGCCGTATCGTTACATTCGCAAGTATGGCTACCGAGAGGGCAAGTTTACCTTCGAGGCTGGCCGGAAGTGCAACACGGGCGAAGGAACGTTCAAGTTAGACAACGCCAATCCGCAGGATATTTTCCGCTGCATGCTGACCAAGATGAAGTCGATGAAAAAGAATCTCTCTCTGGCCGAGCTCGGAACGCACTCGTTAAGCAGTCAACTGTGCGCTGCACTAGCCCTGGAACCCGGGTCCAGAAGTCCCTTGCCCGGGATACATTGTGATGACAACGTGACTGCGCACCTCTCGTCGATCGATCTTCTTCCCGCATTTAATGATGTCTCGGCACACAGTACGGTGACGCAGTTAAAAAGTATCCCTGCAAAGCCGCCTCGCAAGCAAGGTTCACCTGCATTACCCGAGCCCGATCCAAAGCATTCCAATGTTTCTACTGTGTTTATCAAGAACAACGGCCACAGTGGGCAGTGCAGTACCGACCAGATGGAACTGAATCGGACAATATTCGTCCAAAATAACGGGAAAGCTAACGAGCAGCACGGTGGGTGTAAAAACAAAGAGGTGGACTACGAGTGCGTCAAAGATATAACCGACGCGTGGAAACTGTACGGTTTAGACGATGTCAAACACACGGAAATATTACACGGAACCGAGACTGAAGCCGAGAGCTGCTCGTCGAGAGGACTTCTATCCCTGCATAACAGTGAAAACCACGTTCGGCTGGAGTATGATCGGTTGGATTTTTTCCGCACTTCCACGCGCCATACGTCCGACTACAAAACGGTTGTCCCTATTGGGCTTTCTTCGGATCGCAATATGAATGTTGCGGGCGCGAAGACACGACCACCCCCTTCGGATGATTATGAAATTATTGGAGAACCTGGTACGATAGGAACACTAAGTCCAACGCAAACACAACAATCTCACCAGCACCACAGCCACCAGTCTTCGTCGATCGGTTACAGCGTATCGGGTAGCATCGCATCGGTACGCCGTAGCCAGGAGAGTGACTTTGACTTATCAGTATTTAACGAACATCCCGATGATCAGCGAAATATTTCTGCCACCATCAATTATGCTACCATAAGTAAACCGAAGCGTGTGTAA